In Tachypleus tridentatus isolate NWPU-2018 chromosome 3, ASM421037v1, whole genome shotgun sequence, the sequence TCAGAATTATCTTATATTGTTCATTCATcaccataactttgttttacttttccagtgttatttattatagctccagaaatgttgttatctgcataTAAGGACTCCACTGTGCAGGTAAGTACACAGATGATCTGCTGTGTAGACATGATTATATACGTATTAACGTTTCTAGTGTGTGTCAGGCTTATATAGATGTTGACACTTTTATTGTATGTATGTGTTATGAAGTTACCAAcactttacttttactttatatttagttatgcagataacaacatttcCAGTATGTTTCAACATactataaaagtgtttatatatttataaatatcaacaTACTGGAAATGCTGATATCtgtataactaaatataaagtaaaagcGTCAATAtctgtataaacacaatgaatACTGGAAATGTTGGTAATTTCATAACATATAGATACAATCAAAGTGTCAATATCTGTATAAGCACAACACACACTAGATACGTTAATACGTCTATACACTGTTCACGTCTACACAGCAGATCACCTGTGTACTTACCTGTACAGTGAAGTCCTTATAGCTCCAGAGAACAAAGAAATGATGGTTTTATTGATACATCGTAACATTTCAAACTGTGAGATAATGACATACAGATCACGAaggttttggttattttaaagtcCAGTTTCTGGTCTATTTATGACGTAACCAGCCGTAATCCTACTGGATGTTGTTCTGTTCCATAAACTGACTATTCGTTTGTCTCTCTTTTTCTGATCCACAACATAGTTTTTTTATCAATACACAGTACGGTTTTGTAAGGCAGGTACAAAAGGTCGTAAGGTCATAGTTCTGACCAGATAAATTCAGGGATAATATATGTTTTTCCTTAGATACACATGTATAGTATGATACATATATTCaagtacattatatataatacataaacacAGTATGATACTTATATTCAagtacattatatcataatacacatacacAGCATGATACTTATACTGTagtacattatatcataatacacaaaCACAGTATGATACTTATACATTagaacattatatcataatacacatacacAGTGTGGTGGTTATAATACAGTACATTATATCGTAATACAGATATACAGtataatacttatattacagtgcattatatcataatacacatacacAGCATGATACTTATACTCTtgtacattatatcataatacacctACCCAGTGAAATACTTATACTCTAGTACATTATATCCCAATACATATGCACAGGATGATACTTATACTCTactacattatatcataatacacatatatGGTATGGTAGTTATAATACAATACAtgatatcataatatatatatatatagataatagtTATACATCATAACATCATATCATAATGCATTTGCCTTATACGATACTCATACGAcagtaaattatataacaatacttaGTATGATAGTTAGACTCTAgtgaattatataataatatacatacacagTATGATAGTTATACTCTAGCACATCATATCGTAATACACTATATGGTAGTTATACCTCAGTAAAATAGAACAGTTTATGGTCATATATTCATCTAGTAATTCCTCAATTtcacagaatagtttaataattcatTCATACAGTAAATACTCACACAtgagttaataattaaaattttgatgaAGAATGTAAGTTTTGGATTTTGTCTTCACAACAACTGATTGGGCTTAGAGATGATTGGTGTTCGAAAACTAAAGATTGAAAATTGATGTTAATGTTGATAAACTCACACTGGTTAATTGACGGTATGAATGTTCTAAATACAGCGTCCACCCACCACCACCACAAACACTTTGAACCAACAAAAGAATTCAGATTACCTTTATAACACGTTCAAAACTGAAACTGTGAACCATCCTCTCTTAACCATATCAGACCTCGGTACGTGTACACACTGATCACTAGTTGAGGCTCAGAgtgaatgtttttaataactgttatctgtatattaattatatgtatgttCAGTATAAGTGGTACGTAATACATGAAATCCTAATATTACATCTAAATACTGGTATCCATATGAATAAAACCTTTCTTATAAATCTTTAAAAGATAACAAAACATACAATGGAATtcttcatatttataaattaacagaTACACTCGgagttatatataatatacatattaccagcacttattgaaatgttaatatataaaaacacaagacATACTGGAACTCTTagtacctatataaatataacacacatTCGAAATACAAGcacaacatataaaaacataaaaaaaattaaatatttgtataaacacaATAGACACTGGAAGTGTTGGTATCTATATAACACAaagtacaaagaaaatattaatatctatataaatccATACATACTCGAATAATTAATATCTATGTAAACACAATAGACACTGGAAGTAttggtatttatttaatacaacatactaTAAATGTGTCAATATCTATAAAAGCGCAACACACACTAGAAACGTTAATTTAACGTTCACACAATATATTACCTGAGTACGTACATGTACTGTGGAGTCCTTATAGCTCCAGAAAACGAAGAAATGATAGTTTTAGTGATAGATCGTAACGAAAACATTTTGAGCTGTGAGAtaatgacaaacacaacaccaaggTTCTGGTTACTTTATCTTATGACATAGGCTGCCGTAATCCCATTGGATGTTGTTCTCTTCTAGAAACTGATCCTATCTTGTGTGTTAATTCGTCTCTCTTATCTGTCTTCAACTATAATAAGCTACGAAACACGTAATTTAATCTAACCAACGCAGTTCAGTACAAACACATCCACAGTGGTTTTGTTATTGGTAAGTTCATCTCAAGGATGATGCTGAATTATAgataaattgttttgattttcgtgTACGGAATGATAGTTGTACTACACATACATTATATCATTTTACCCATTCTATTTAAAAAGTACACAGAGCGGTTCGCCACAATAAAGCCAGACTGGCCTAACTGGTTTTTTTATAACTGAATACTGAATTATATAAGTTTGTAATCTTATCTTTTTCACATCGGTAGGGATGAGTgtatacagagatgccaactatttcaaatggcTGAGCGTAATCAATGTAGACGGGGCCCTTTTTCATTTGCGGCtgctaggcctgaccaatgtctctaagctgtttattgttatattattattataactattattatttattactgctacagattgctcatttatgactgtgttttgtgaatttaataaataaatatgaaaaaaatattttgaaattatgtcttttatttagttcagagtgacaaatatactgttaaaacatatgaataaaaccattcataaaacatttaacatgcacaaacagtaaacAGAAATAGCTGTTGTGTAAGGACtaatttatatcatgtttatgacactaaTTGTAATAGTTCTGCAGCTTCTGTAGCCTTtgttttcatgagaatgtctctggatggttgtgagttataacaacattgtccatttgactgcatacacatcttgtgtgttataatactgttcAAAACTGAgatgctcaagtttggtctgaacttgcttttgttttagtCACTAATCTAAATAttctttcactgtcagcattagaatggaagattgtaagaattccaagcataaccctacacagaatgtcatacttctggttaccatttccatccttaactgtagacaactaaacacaaaacttgtcaacattcaactgaaggacagtttctgagaaagtatcagtttgatagttcaaatattgcccttccaacttgtcaatagtgttgtgctcatgtgtattgacaagaacagaatacctgtctgtgaagaagtgtagagaagagaaatcttttcTGACTTTCAGTTTTCGATCAGCAACCTCTGTGTGGATCATAAGTTCATACTTTAGAGGGAAaggtttcatcatgtaatttgtagctgcaatatagtattttttGACACTGATGTAGAAGCTGATAAGGttcaggtccttttcatatttaacaatgtattcttgagcagcatttccaatagaaactgcctcatcggatttgtgtaaggattcattgctgtagtcaagttcagtgatgttgccttcactggcttgatgtatctgacaagtatatttttaacttgtgtaatcagagttctatgtataatgtgtatgcaaggttcttctctttgcaatatcaaattggcttgttTAAGTAGAAGAATTGCagattgaagaaaaaaacaatataacaagttcactttgttgtccaagaaaactgttaacttatctaacttgctgtgtgcataacttttcttggttacttccttgttagttttcgttttcttctcattgattgtctcttctttagttcaaggtcagactgcctaaacatatattgtgttacatcaaatgtttctttgtctgcttttagaGACTGTTGTCTTATGTGGCTGAaaggatgtcttgactgtgtctctgagtggctgagaggatatcttgGCTGTTAAAGTCTTTCTGTCTGACTGAGTTGCACGTTTAGATACTTTTGAAtccagtttttccttttcacagtgaaaatacttcttcaatggcttcacATGCCCAATTTTCTGTTGAAGCACACCCTAAGTAATGGCCATCTTGTGtcaacaagttgtagaatttttcttggtTATTTGTCATACAaaccttgaaactctttgaagtgttgttttctgctagcacttttgtgcTAGAGGTAAATTATAAgaaatgacgaattgcgtgaacatcacttctgcatttatggtttcatattttgaattcttatTCATAAGTGTTGTTATTTGCATCGTTTTGTCTTCGCCTCTGTTTTTTTTGGTGGGATGCCAATTatatatgtctggaacaatcgtttatcccgccagaACCACaaaaaaatcgatgtgacaaactgtaaaACGCATTACTGTTACTGACTTtaatgcaatgaccggatattttgcactatactctttcctaaatttttgattcacagttttagtccttttagatttgccagaaacaagacaatctggtgaacgaggtcTCTTTTTCCATCTTGTTaacgatcacattggtgtttctatgccgcttagaaaacgagaaatacccttCAACGCGAACCCTGATTGGCTGataagcactgatgacgtaactatggattcccccacgtacccagtatggagaagcaccgcactcaaactattggtagacgtctgagatacaaatattttttttttattatttcaagtacaaacatgattatcgcaaatagacatttggactatgtcttttatttattatcaaaatttatttgtatctcactagaaattttttcacccctttcaagcccttgggaaacaatttatcactttattgtataggcctatataatatattataatttgggagttgcaacaagtcgtaatatttgacTGTATGAGCGTaaagtcgtaatgtatacaccaaaatcgtaatggttggcatatCTGATGTACATTGTCGATAGATATAGTTAAAGTAAGCTCTGATGTCAAGGTTAGGGTAcctaaatatatctgtttatgttttttacttaCATATGATGTTCTCTTCCTTTTAGTTCTGTCCAACTTTGTGTgttcaaatttatcaaaattaaatatatctgatAAAGTTGATCAGAAACAGTGAACTAGTTTGAGATTAAATCCTACGTATTAGTAAATAGACATATATATGTCCATTAGACGTCggatatttgttaatataatatcaaaGATTAACTATCAGCTCATCTTACTAACATGCTTACTAGAACAACTCATTTTATGGACATGCACTCTAAAAGACATCAGTTAGCAAACTGTTTTGTAATATGTTAATACGTGAGGGTGCATagtgttataaattaaataccTGAGGTAATGGTGTCCAGGAACTAGAATCAGAGGGTGTGTTGCTAGGGTGTCTCAACATGACATCATTGTAtaagataacattaaaacattttggtaGTTTTGgacattatttcatattaaactTTTGTTAGAGTACATTTCTTGAATACTAACATAGTATATGTATGAATctaatatcataccttttatGGATATTACATTACCTATTTATGTAAGTAAAACCACaaactaaatgaaatatttattatcaaatttgAATGTacataaactattaatataaatatcatgGTTTATAAAACACCAGATCAGCTTCCATACAACTTCTGAACACAATGTCCATATTACTATTTGTTCACTTCAATCACTAAGTAATATTTCATGTACTTTATAAACGACATAGTGTTATCAACATTACTGTATAGTACAACAATCAGTAAAAGGTTCAAACAGTGTCTGTcagaaaatatagcttataatatatttcaatatgaatGATAATTTGACTGTTATCGATTCAGTTCTACATTTAATATGTACTTAAACTAAAAACCTGCATCATCATGTGAAATGTATGagatttacaactttatttacacaacaacaaatattatatatattcatatgtgtgtgtgtattaaaatgGTAACATGGTCACAACTCCGGACATATAATTTCTAATATACAGTCTAACGTTCAGTGAATCTTGTGTTACGTTTCAAATATAAATAGATTCATCCTGTCACCACTAGTACTGAAACTGATGTAGTTCTACTAATATAAGTAAGAGTAAAGAACCACTTAGTGAATGTATTTatgtcttattttatatttatttgcaaatctaatatttgtgtttctttacCATACTAATATGGCTAATAATATTTATTAGCCCAGCAtagtcaagtgggttaaggcaatcgactcgtaatcatagggttgcaggttcgaatacccgtcccaccaaaaatgctcgcccattcagccgtgaagAAGTTATATCATGATGGTCAATTcccttattcgttggtgaaagagtagttcaagagttggcggtgtgtggtgatgactagtcgcctaTACTCTCGTTTCTTCACTAATAatttaggtacggctagcgcagatagcccttgattgGCTTTGCGTGAATTccaaaaaattacacaatatttatttttatttagatcgAATATTTTCTCTGGTTCACATCTTGGACATGAGTCTCCTGATTATTACGTTACCCATTATAATTTATGccgaagttttaaaatgtatgcatgatattgtgtatgtatattaaaaatataatatactaagtCTAActatcacactgtatttgtgtatcaatgtataatgtactacagttttagaaTCATACTGTGTATCTGTATTAATATATGATGCACTAGAGTATAGGTGTCATGTTGTGTATGAGTATTAATATGTAAGGTACTAGAGTATAAGTATTATACTGaatatgtgtattatgatataatgtacaAGAGTATAAGTATTTCACTGGGTAGGTGTATTATGATGTAATGTACTAGAGTATAACCATTATACTGcacatgtgtattatgatattatGTACAAGAGTATAAGTATTTCACTGGGTAGGTGTATTATGATGTAATGTACTAGAGTATAACCGTTATACCGCACATGTGTATTATCATATAATGTACAAGAGTATAAGTATTATACTGTGTATATGTATTAATACATAATGTACCAGAGTGTAAGCATTATACTCTGTATGTGTTTTAATATGTGATTTGCTAGAATATAATTATCATACagatattgacacttttattgtatattttgttatacagaTACCAACACTTCctgtgtgtttttatacaaatataaacacttataTAGTATGTTGTGTTATTCAAATACATTGTATCATACAGATATTGATACAATggaaaaattttattgaagaactggagcttgaaggTAAACCCAGTGATATCACTTTCTACTTTATTGTGAGATGGTTGTAAACCAGTAATgccttaaataggtttgtggactTGTTGGAGCCTGTTATTACTTTccttgaagaaaggaaaatattctATCCTCAAGTGATGATGAGTGGATTCAAGATCTACTATTTCTTACTGATATAACGAATCATCTACAAACTGTGAACTTGGCATTCCAGGAGTAGATTCATATTGTTTCTAATCtaactcagacaattttcagatttcagaataaaataagactttttcaagGAGACATATTGTCATGAAACTACAGTAACTTttccaatctcaaaaggagagtaagtacgttccctgatattgaaataaaacaaactggaagaatacaaagataagttACGAGGACTGCTTGATAACTTCTtagacaggtttgaggacttaCAGAAGTTAAAGCCCTGCTTCGTCTCTCTTGTAAATCCTGGTTCATGTGATCAATAATGGTTGTCCAATActcgaacctctggttacagaaaCATCTGCTGTGGAACGAACAGAACTGCAGAATGACCTGGGTCTAaatatgatccataaatcccattctacaactGAGTTCTGGAAGtaagttcaagaaagaaaatgtCCTGAACGGAAGAAAACCAATGTGCGACTCATTttaattttcagcacaacatgctgctgtgaatcactgtactttGTACTGAAGTTTGTGAAGATGAAACATCGTTCCATCCTgacaaatcaacacctgacggagataattcgtacagccttgacGACATGTCAACCGAAAGttcaacgactcacaaccaagatggaaacttaCACAAtctctactagcagtaaatagtCTGATCAAggtctgtttgtgtcagaaaaatattatgacaagactacaattttgtaaggtggtatctgattaaaatatctttaatattattgttttacatattttactccATGTtatgaccagatatttactaggataaataaatataattaaaaatatctgtctttaaatttttttatttttgtcagtctTATTTACtcttaatgaaatacaaatttgcatatttttctaagATGTTTCCGTAGTTCATGACCGTGTTAAATAcactcaatatagttaaaacaaacatcagtcaaaattttgaaaactttgagtatatatatgtgtactttgtaattattaaaactaatacagattaacagtttaaaaaccacatatatgtatttcttaatatttatataaaagttatgtaacaaaatttaaacgtgtgtgtaatatttgttcatgttctcaaacatctgaagtttatcgtatgtggcccttgcgttaagcaagtttggccatcCCTGCATTATTGTATTGATAATGGTCCACGTGTTGTTAAATATTGTGTACCTGTGTTTATACTGGTTCATGTGTAACTAAATATAATGTTCACGTGTTGTTAGATATAATGTACTTGCATCTTTACTGGTTCAGttgttgttagatatactgtaGCTATAGATGTACTGGTACATTTGTTCTTAggtatattatgtttatatctcTTCTGGTTCCCGTGTTCTTGGATATATAGTAGGTGTATCTTTACTGGTTGACGTATTGTGAGATATATTGTAACTATAAAAGTACTGGCTCACGTATTGTTTGATATACTGTAGTTATAGATGTACTGGTTCACGTGTTCTAACATACATTGTACTTTAATCTTTATTGGTTCATGTGTTAttacaaatttgcatatttttctaagATGTTTCCGTAGCTATACATTTACTGGTTCAAGTGTTGTTAGATATACTATACTTCTATCTTTACTAGTTCAGGTGTGGTTAGATATAATATACTTGTGCCTTTACTGGTTCACAAGTTTTTAGTTTTACTATAGCTATAGATACACTGGTTTACGTGTTGTTAGTATATTGTTCTTACAGATGTACTGAATCACTTGTTCTTAGATATACTGTACTTGCATGTTTACTGGTTCGCttgttgttagatatactgtaGCTGTACATGTACTAGTGCACGTGTTGTTAGATATACTGAACTTGTATCTTCACTGGTCACGTGTTTTTAGATATACTGTAGCTACAGTCGCACTggttcatatattttttttaatatactgtacCTGTATCTTTACTGGTTCATgtgttgttagatatactgtaCCTATGGATATTGAGGTTCAAGTGTTGTTAGGAAGACTGGTCTTGTAGCTTTAGCAATTCACGTGTTTTTAGATATAATCTACCTGTATCTTTACTTGTCCATGTGTTGTTAGATATACTGCAGCTATAGATGTACTGGTTCAAGTGTTGTTAGGAAGACTGGGCCTGTAACTTTAGCGATTCACGTGTTTTTAGATATACTGTACCTGTATCTTTACTGGGTCATGTGTTGTGAGATATACTGTAGCTATGGATATTGAGGTTCAAGTGTTGTTAGGAAGACTGGTCTTGTAGCTTTAGCAATTCACGTGTTTTTAGATATAATCTACCTGTATCTTTACTTGTCCATGTGTTGTTAGATATACTGCAGCTATAGATGTACTGGTTCAAGTGTTGTTAGGAAGACTGGGCCTGTAACTTTAGCGATTCACGTGTTTTTAGATATACTGTACCTGTATCTTTACTGGGTCATGTGTTGTGAGATATACTGTAGCTATGGATATTGAGGTTCAGGTGTTGTTTGATATACTATACGTGTATGTTTTCTGCTTCATGTGTTGTTAAATATACTGTACCCGTACCTTTACTGGTTCAAATGTTGTTACACTGGTCCATGTAATGTTAGTTTTACACCATCTGTATCTGTAATGGCTTatatgaagttaaaatgtattttagctTTAAATATACTGGTTCATATAATGTTAGTGTTActgtactttaaataaaattctatatATCTGTAAATTCTTAAGTTCCATTGTTTGTACCACAGACTGATCAGCTAGCAGCAAGTTTCTTAGAGCTTGGACTGAGACGCCTGGCAGTTTGGAGCATCAACTATTATGAGTGGTTTCTAACTCAGCTGACTGCAACTAAAGCTAAACTGGTACTAGTACATTAACCATTTAAGGTGTACCacaaaatatacaaactaaaGTTGTAGTTAGTGTGTTAtgtacattaacaatgtaatgtgtaCCATAAATTATACAAACTAAAGTTGTAATTAGTGTGTCATGTACGTTAACAATGTAATGTGTACCATAAATTATACAAACTAAAGTTGTAGTTAGTGTGTTAtgtacattaacaatgtaatgtgtagttataaattatacaaagtaAGGTTGTAGTTAGTGTGTTAtgtacattaacaatgtaatgtgtaCCATAAATTATACAAACTAAAGTTGTAATTAGTGTGTCATGTACGTTAACAATGTAATGTGTACCATAAATTATAGaaaggaaaacatttttataggAATCACCACTATCTTTTCTTGCCCACAGAATACATACTCAACAACAGAAAATAGTCCCGTAAGTTGTTCAACACGTCCAGGAGAAAGACCGGAAAAGGAATACCATACAATTGAAACACCACTTGACCATGTTGAGGTAACTGTATGGTATTAGAGCATGTAAGATGAACCATAAATTATACAATGTAAGGTTGTAGTTAGTGTATTAAGTACATGAACCATGTAAGGTGTACCACAAATTATACAAAGTAAAGTTGTAGTTAGTGTGTTATTTACATAGTAAGAGTTCACTATGTTGTATTTTTACAATCTATAAATTTGTTCTCAGGTTAAACTAGTGGACAATGATGGACGAATAGTTCCGGTCAACAAAGAAGAAGAACTGTGTACACGTGATCGTTTATCATTCTTGGGATACTGGGGTGACAAGGAACAATGTGGTCAAGTCTTTGATAATGCACGTTGGTATCACACTGAGTAAGATATAAATAACTAGGATTTGTCCACTACATGTCCACTCTGATACTTCAACTTTCGTCTTGTAACTGTTATTACCGACTAGGAACTGTTACTGGTTTTCGATTGTTTTCTAAAGAGAACATCTTGTCCGCGTCCGGAATTCATTTATTTATCCAGTTAAGTTTGCTCAAAGATACGGTTCCTGATGTGCCTAGcttcacaaatacatttcaaCATAAATTCCAGATCTAATAGTACATACGAATAACTCACTTATAAAGATATATGAATAACGTTAGTGTTAGTCGATCGTTATAAGACAAATATACTGAGTAATTGAAATGCAGACAAATAGACACCATAACAATCACTATCTAACTTACTGTGTGACACTGAACTAACTCTGTTCTCTTGTAGTACTTTAAGTTTCTAGGTCATGATAGAATGATGACTTGCAATGTAACCTATAACGGTATTAATAATTCTACGCTTAAAATATGTGTCAAATATATCGTCATGACAGATGAAGGTGTTAATTGTTTCTacatattaataatacaatatgacACAGGGATATTGCTGTGATGGATGAAGATGGCTACATCAGTATTCTTGGTACATTTAAAGACATGGTCAACAGAGGAGGAGAATGCATCTATCCTCAGGAAGTGGAAGAGTTCCTTCTCAGTCATCCAGATGTCGCTGAAGCTCAGGTGAGATTTCTCAGAAAAACTTGTACTCTTCAAATTTTAGATTCCGGCATGACTAAGTGGTTGAAgttatcgactcgtaatccgcgatTCGAATCGCTTTCGCACCAAAGATTCtgctcctttcagccgtgaggaagttataatgtgacggttatccGACTCTTTGTTGGGAAAAAGAGTAGacaaagagttggctgtgagtggtgatgactagctgccttcattctaatattacactgctaaattaaaaatggctcgtgcagatagttctcgtgtagtttttcgcaaaattcaaattttgttttggttatttaacATGACGGCCTTAAACTTGTAATGTGTTTGAAGCATTATAACTGGTAAgcctaataataatactaaaaagtaaagttaacaataatttgtattatacattcataACAAAGTGACTATGTACTGTTATTTTCACGTAGTCAGTGCCCTGGAGATTTTTCTATATCATTTGATATTATTATCATTGATATTGTATTTTGTGATATTGATAACGTCCTTTGTGTCGTTTTCACTATTGATAAGTGTTACGTGAATCATATTATTAAACTCAGAATGTTGAATTGTGGAAAACGTTTAAGAGTTGCATTAACGTTACTGTTAAATTTGTTACTTATAGGACTAGATTCAATGTACCATATACATTGCTGTTAAACGTTGTACGTAGATATGACAgcatacataatatttattttgatattttcattttaggtCGTTGGAGTTCTAGACCAGCAAATGGAAGAAGAAGCCTGTGTTTGGGTGAAACTAAAAGGTGGATCAACGGTAACAGAAACGGAACTTTGTGAATATTGCAAAGGAAAAGTcagtattatg encodes:
- the LOC143247793 gene encoding medium-chain acyl-CoA ligase ACSF2, mitochondrial-like isoform X2, coding for MDIETDQLAASFLELGLRRLAVWSINYYEWFLTQLTATKAKLNTYSTTENSPVSCSTRPGERPEKEYHTIETPLDHVEVKLVDNDGRIVPVNKEEELCTRDRLSFLGYWGDKEQCGQVFDNARWYHTEDIAVMDEDGYISILGTFKDMVNRGGECIYPQEVEEFLLSHPDVAEAQVVGVLDQQMEEEACVWVKLKGGSTVTETELCEYCKGKISYFKIPRYIVLVEDFPKTSTGSEI